The Staphylococcus sp. KG4-3 genome has a window encoding:
- a CDS encoding class I SAM-dependent methyltransferase: MKLERILPFAKTLIKQHTHDESIVIDATCGNGNDTLFLARHVARGHVHAFDIQEAAILNTLQKTKDFDNVTLHQASHSEVKKYIPAELHGAVDAAIFNLGYLPKGDKSVVTLPNSTIAAIEAIFEILSSEGIIILVIYPGHEEGKIERDAVINYLKNFDQNKAHILQYQFINQQNDPPFICAIEKR, encoded by the coding sequence ATGAAATTAGAACGTATTCTCCCTTTTGCTAAGACGCTTATCAAACAACACACACATGATGAGAGCATTGTTATCGATGCTACATGCGGTAATGGAAATGATACGTTATTTTTAGCACGACACGTTGCAAGAGGTCATGTGCATGCTTTTGATATACAGGAAGCTGCAATCCTAAATACACTGCAAAAAACGAAAGATTTTGATAATGTGACACTTCATCAGGCAAGTCATTCAGAGGTGAAGAAATATATACCTGCTGAATTACATGGAGCGGTAGATGCTGCAATATTTAATTTAGGTTATCTTCCTAAAGGAGATAAATCTGTTGTTACACTACCGAATAGTACTATTGCAGCTATCGAAGCTATATTTGAAATTTTATCATCAGAAGGTATCATTATCTTGGTAATATATCCAGGACATGAAGAAGGAAAAATTGAACGTGATGCTGTAATAAATTATTTGAAAAACTTTGACCAAAACAAAGCTCACATTTTACAGTATCAATTTATAAATCAGCAAAACGATCCACCATTTATTTGTGCAATCGAAAAAAGATAA
- a CDS encoding MarR family transcriptional regulator produces the protein MGKTFADKVDGVLQLESVLKEIDDIFAKVQKQYKMSKEEILILLTLWKEGSMTLKEMDDFVHIKSYKRTRTYNDLVEKTWIIKERPQNDERTVIIHFNEDLKDQRESLLNFFKEEIDGKSTSIQNSLKSIINL, from the coding sequence ATGGGGAAGACATTTGCTGATAAAGTTGATGGCGTATTGCAATTGGAATCGGTTTTAAAAGAAATTGACGATATTTTTGCCAAAGTACAAAAGCAATACAAAATGTCAAAAGAAGAAATATTGATTCTTCTTACACTTTGGAAAGAAGGTTCAATGACTTTAAAGGAAATGGATGATTTTGTTCATATTAAGTCTTATAAACGTACAAGAACGTATAATGATTTAGTTGAAAAAACTTGGATCATTAAAGAAAGACCACAGAATGATGAACGTACAGTTATCATACATTTCAATGAAGATTTAAAAGATCAACGGGAAAGTCTTTTAAACTTCTTTAAAGAAGAAATTGATGGCAAATCAACAAGTATTCAAAACAGTCTTAAATCTATCATTAATCTATAG
- a CDS encoding L-lactate dehydrogenase — MEYIKSNKVVLIGDGAVGSSYAFALVAQGVADELVIIDLAEEKVKGDVMDLNHAAPYGGSPIKIKAGSYKDCDNADIVVITAGAAQKPGETRLDLIEKNTKIFKNIVSEVMDSGFDGIFLVATNPVDVLTYVTREVSGLPKEKVIGSGTILDTARFKYELAEEFGVSDRSVHGQIIGEHGDSELAVWSQANIAGQPLYQLLKDDPERQHRIEEIFVNTRDAAYDIIQAKGATYYGIAMGLVHITKAILNNQNLILTVSSYLEGEYNQKEVYVGVPTKINRQGAVKVFEIPLNEEEESLFNNSVNILKEMQNKISHLIA, encoded by the coding sequence ATGGAATATATTAAAAGTAATAAAGTGGTTTTAATTGGAGATGGCGCTGTAGGCTCTAGCTATGCATTCGCATTAGTTGCTCAGGGTGTAGCGGATGAATTAGTGATTATTGATTTAGCAGAAGAAAAAGTTAAAGGTGACGTTATGGATTTGAACCACGCTGCACCTTATGGTGGATCACCTATAAAGATTAAAGCGGGTAGTTATAAAGATTGTGATAATGCAGACATAGTTGTAATTACTGCTGGTGCTGCTCAAAAACCAGGAGAAACAAGGTTAGATTTAATTGAAAAAAATACAAAAATATTTAAAAATATAGTTTCTGAAGTAATGGATTCAGGGTTTGATGGTATTTTTCTTGTAGCTACAAATCCTGTAGATGTTCTGACTTATGTAACAAGAGAGGTTTCAGGTTTACCAAAAGAAAAAGTCATTGGTTCTGGAACGATATTAGATACTGCAAGATTTAAATACGAATTGGCAGAAGAATTTGGTGTATCAGATAGAAGTGTTCACGGTCAAATTATAGGCGAACATGGAGATTCAGAATTAGCAGTTTGGTCACAAGCAAATATTGCAGGTCAACCGCTATATCAATTACTTAAAGATGATCCCGAAAGACAACACAGAATTGAAGAAATTTTTGTGAATACTCGTGATGCGGCGTATGATATTATTCAAGCTAAAGGGGCGACATACTATGGTATCGCTATGGGGTTGGTTCATATTACAAAAGCTATATTAAATAATCAAAATCTCATCTTAACAGTTTCTAGTTATTTAGAAGGAGAATATAACCAAAAAGAAGTCTATGTAGGTGTTCCTACAAAAATTAACCGACAAGGCGCGGTGAAAGTATTTGAAATACCTTTAAACGAGGAAGAAGAAAGTTTATTCAACAATTCTGTCAATATTTTGAAAGAAATGCAAAATAAAATATCTCATTTAATTGCATAA
- a CDS encoding alpha/beta fold hydrolase has protein sequence MWKWETENEAKGVVVIAHNMLEHTGRYAYVITMLRRNGYHVIMGDLPGQGQTSRSNKGQIDNFDVYHEHILEWIRIANEYKLPTYVLGVGLGGLIVLNLLEKVEVPIEGLMLLSPLLEFKKSNKTRKDKIISNIGKLAKDTRFKVGITVEDLTRNSEVIDETNNDQLMLQKVTYHWYKQIVEVMKETVNHLKDVKSLPLLLMYGTEDKVADVTAMDLIKEKIITEELYFKAWDGLYHEIHNEPERDEVMRYILAFLNNSSSNNGFIVHDENEVS, from the coding sequence ATGTGGAAATGGGAAACCGAAAATGAAGCCAAAGGTGTTGTTGTAATCGCACACAACATGCTTGAACATACAGGTAGATACGCATATGTAATTACAATGCTTCGCCGTAATGGGTACCATGTAATTATGGGTGATTTGCCAGGACAAGGGCAAACTTCACGTTCAAACAAAGGGCAAATTGATAATTTTGATGTATATCATGAGCACATACTTGAATGGATCCGAATAGCGAATGAATATAAATTGCCAACTTATGTCTTAGGCGTAGGATTGGGTGGTTTAATTGTTTTAAACTTGCTTGAAAAAGTGGAAGTACCAATTGAAGGCTTGATGTTACTTTCACCTTTACTTGAGTTTAAAAAAAGCAATAAAACTAGAAAAGATAAGATTATTTCGAATATAGGTAAACTTGCTAAAGATACTAGGTTTAAAGTTGGTATTACAGTTGAAGATTTAACTAGAAATTCAGAAGTAATCGATGAAACAAATAATGATCAACTTATGCTACAAAAAGTAACATATCATTGGTATAAACAAATTGTTGAGGTAATGAAGGAAACAGTAAACCATTTAAAAGATGTGAAATCTTTACCATTGCTTTTAATGTATGGTACAGAAGATAAAGTAGCTGATGTCACGGCGATGGATTTAATAAAAGAAAAAATAATTACTGAAGAATTATATTTCAAAGCTTGGGATGGGTTATATCATGAAATACATAATGAACCTGAAAGAGATGAAGTAATGAGATATATTTTAGCTTTCTTGAATAATAGTTCAAGTAACAATGGATTCATAGTTCATGATGAAAATGAAGTCTCATAA
- a CDS encoding proline dehydrogenase family protein encodes MPIVKNFFIGLSNNPLLNKSAKEIGPMLGANKVVAGNTITALVDTIERLNNKGITVTVDCLGEFVLTEGEAIQAKDQIIEVMYAIYNHNLDGHMSIKLSQLGSEFDIDLAYRNLREILLKANQFDNMHINIDTEKYDSLFDITQVLDRLKGEFKNVGTVIQAYLYKADALIDKYPELRLRMVKGAYKESDTIAYQTKEEIDKNYIRLMEKRLLNSKNVTSIATHDDEIIRHMKQFIKDNNIEKSRYEFQMLYGFRTDLAEKIAGEGNNFCIYVPYGDDWFSYFMRRLAERPQNLNLMFKEVMKPDILKKVGIVSGAVASFGLATTFIYRIFKK; translated from the coding sequence ATGCCAATTGTGAAGAATTTTTTTATCGGATTATCAAATAATCCGCTTTTGAATAAGAGCGCCAAGGAAATCGGGCCGATGCTCGGGGCAAATAAAGTAGTTGCGGGTAATACTATTACTGCCTTGGTGGACACAATTGAACGTTTAAATAACAAGGGGATTACTGTTACAGTAGATTGCCTTGGAGAGTTTGTTCTAACTGAAGGTGAAGCAATCCAAGCAAAAGACCAAATCATAGAAGTGATGTATGCAATTTATAATCATAACTTAGATGGTCACATGTCTATTAAACTGAGTCAGTTAGGTTCAGAATTTGATATAGATCTTGCTTATCGCAATTTACGTGAAATATTATTGAAGGCTAATCAATTTGATAATATGCATATTAATATAGATACTGAAAAGTATGATAGTCTATTCGATATCACCCAAGTTTTAGATCGCTTAAAAGGTGAATTTAAAAATGTGGGCACTGTAATTCAGGCATATTTATATAAAGCTGATGCACTTATTGATAAATATCCAGAATTAAGACTACGCATGGTAAAAGGTGCTTACAAAGAAAGCGATACTATAGCCTATCAAACAAAAGAAGAGATAGATAAAAATTATATTCGTTTGATGGAGAAAAGACTTTTAAATTCAAAAAATGTAACTTCAATTGCTACACATGATGATGAAATCATCAGACACATGAAACAATTTATTAAAGATAATAATATTGAAAAAAGTCGATACGAATTTCAAATGTTGTATGGTTTCCGTACAGATTTAGCAGAAAAAATTGCTGGTGAAGGTAATAACTTCTGTATCTACGTGCCTTATGGCGATGATTGGTTTAGTTACTTTATGCGCAGACTAGCAGAGAGACCACAAAATTTAAACTTAATGTTTAAAGAAGTTATGAAACCCGATATTCTTAAAAAAGTTGGTATAGTTAGTGGTGCTGTTGCATCATTTGGGCTAGCAACAACATTTATATACCGTATTTTTAAGAAATAA
- the ribE gene encoding 6,7-dimethyl-8-ribityllumazine synthase yields the protein MNFEGKLIGSDLKVAIVVSRFNDFITNRLLDGAKDTLIRHEVPEENIDVAYVPGAFEIPLVAKKLAEKSDYDAIITLGCVIRGSTSHYDYVCNEVAKGISKANDVTNTPVIFGILTTENIEQAVERAGTKAGNKGSEAAVSAIEMANLLREI from the coding sequence ATGAATTTTGAAGGTAAATTAATAGGTTCTGATTTAAAAGTTGCTATAGTAGTAAGTAGGTTTAATGATTTTATAACAAATCGTTTATTGGATGGAGCGAAAGACACTTTAATTAGACATGAGGTACCAGAAGAAAACATCGATGTAGCTTATGTACCCGGTGCTTTTGAGATTCCTTTAGTAGCTAAAAAATTAGCAGAAAAAAGTGATTACGATGCCATTATCACTTTAGGTTGTGTGATTAGAGGTTCGACTTCACATTACGATTATGTATGTAATGAAGTAGCGAAAGGTATTTCTAAAGCAAATGATGTAACCAATACGCCAGTAATTTTTGGAATTTTGACAACTGAAAATATCGAACAAGCTGTCGAACGAGCTGGTACTAAAGCAGGTAATAAAGGTTCAGAAGCAGCTGTTAGTGCCATTGAAATGGCAAATTTATTACGAGAAATATAA
- a CDS encoding bifunctional 3,4-dihydroxy-2-butanone-4-phosphate synthase/GTP cyclohydrolase II, with protein sequence MQLDSIEKALKALKNGDSIIVVDDENRENEGDLVAVTEWMHNDTVNFMATHGRGLICAPISSDIAKKLDLNPMVSNNSDIYGTQFTVSIDHVDTTTGISADERMLTARALIDDSVSGNDFNKPGHLFPLIAQDDGVLTRRGHTEASVDLAKLTGAKPAALICEIMNDDGTMAKGESLETFKETHDLVMISIEDLEKYRKSAISKLEAKAKVKLPTDYGVFDMYGFTTSDSDEEIVAIVNGDIKQTENVRIHSACLTGDIFHSQRCDCGEQLEASMKYINEHGGIILYLPQEGRGIGLINKLKAYELIEQGYDTVTANIALGFEEDLRNYQNAARILKYFGVESVNLLSNNPKKFESLENYGIDITKRVELIVPTNKYNQDYMDTKKEKMGHLI encoded by the coding sequence ATGCAATTAGATAGTATAGAAAAAGCTTTAAAAGCATTAAAAAATGGTGACAGTATTATCGTTGTAGATGACGAAAATAGAGAGAATGAAGGTGACTTAGTAGCTGTAACTGAATGGATGCATAATGACACTGTTAATTTCATGGCTACGCATGGTAGAGGATTAATTTGTGCACCTATCAGTAGTGATATAGCTAAAAAATTAGATTTAAACCCAATGGTTAGTAATAATTCTGATATTTATGGAACACAATTCACAGTTAGCATTGACCACGTCGATACAACTACAGGCATAAGCGCCGACGAGAGAATGTTGACAGCAAGAGCTTTAATAGATGATAGCGTAAGTGGGAATGATTTTAATAAACCAGGTCATTTATTTCCATTAATAGCACAAGATGATGGTGTGTTGACAAGACGTGGACATACAGAAGCATCAGTTGATTTAGCTAAATTAACAGGTGCTAAACCTGCTGCATTAATTTGTGAAATTATGAATGATGATGGCACTATGGCAAAAGGTGAGTCATTAGAAACATTTAAAGAAACACATGACTTAGTAATGATTTCGATAGAAGATTTAGAAAAATACCGTAAGTCTGCTATTTCGAAATTAGAAGCAAAAGCAAAAGTGAAATTGCCAACGGATTATGGTGTGTTCGATATGTACGGTTTTACAACTTCAGATAGTGACGAAGAAATAGTGGCTATTGTAAATGGCGATATTAAACAAACTGAAAATGTACGCATACACTCAGCATGTTTAACAGGAGATATATTTCATAGTCAAAGATGTGATTGTGGCGAACAATTAGAAGCGTCTATGAAATATATAAATGAACACGGTGGAATTATTTTATATTTACCTCAAGAAGGTAGAGGTATTGGATTAATAAATAAATTAAAAGCATATGAACTGATTGAACAAGGTTATGATACAGTAACAGCAAATATTGCTTTGGGCTTTGAAGAAGACTTAAGAAATTATCAAAATGCTGCCCGAATATTAAAATATTTTGGCGTTGAAAGTGTTAATTTATTAAGTAATAATCCTAAGAAATTTGAAAGCTTAGAGAACTACGGTATTGATATTACTAAACGTGTCGAACTTATTGTACCAACTAATAAATATAATCAAGATTATATGGATACAAAAAAAGAAAAAATGGGTCACTTAATATAA
- the ribE gene encoding riboflavin synthase, translating to MFTGIVEEIGTIKKVSTQQSVVNLKIECQTILSDMHIGDSISVNGACLTVVEFDHQSFSVQVIKGTENKTYLNQLTQSAEVNLERAMSGQGRFGGHFVLGHVDEVAKITRIQASDNSKIVTIKPSTALIKQMVSQGSITVDGVSLTIFQLKEAEFDIHLIPETRKSTILNQKRVGDPVHIETDMLFKYVERIINTNESELSPEKLRAFGF from the coding sequence GTGTTTACAGGAATTGTTGAAGAAATTGGAACCATAAAAAAAGTATCAACGCAACAGTCTGTAGTTAACTTAAAGATTGAGTGCCAAACAATTTTATCAGATATGCATATCGGAGATTCAATCAGTGTTAACGGTGCATGTTTAACGGTGGTGGAATTTGATCATCAAAGTTTTTCAGTTCAAGTTATTAAAGGTACCGAGAATAAAACATATTTAAACCAATTAACTCAATCTGCTGAAGTGAATTTAGAAAGAGCTATGAGTGGACAAGGTCGTTTTGGTGGTCACTTTGTTTTAGGTCATGTAGATGAAGTTGCTAAAATCACACGTATACAAGCATCAGACAACTCTAAAATCGTTACTATTAAACCATCAACTGCACTAATTAAACAAATGGTTAGTCAAGGTTCAATTACTGTAGATGGCGTGAGTTTAACTATTTTCCAACTAAAAGAAGCTGAGTTTGATATTCATCTTATACCAGAAACAAGAAAATCAACAATTTTAAATCAGAAACGTGTTGGCGATCCAGTGCATATAGAAACTGATATGTTATTCAAATATGTTGAACGAATTATAAATACTAACGAATCGGAATTGAGCCCAGAAAAACTTAGAGCATTTGGATTTTAG
- the ribD gene encoding bifunctional diaminohydroxyphosphoribosylaminopyrimidine deaminase/5-amino-6-(5-phosphoribosylamino)uracil reductase RibD, with translation MSHYLNYAIQLAKMVEGQTGLNPPVGSVVVNDGHIVGMGAHLQKGGKHAEVQALDMAQDNARGGTIYISLEPCTHYGSTPPCVNKIIEAGIKKVVYAVKDTTLPSEGDDILGQAGVEVIFRPQSEAESLYRDFFIAKNESIPEVTVKVSCSLDGKQATDKGESKWITNKAVKNDVFHLRHKHDAVLTGKGTIHADNPQYTTRIEEGKHPIKVILSKTGEIDFNLDIFQLRNEPIWIYTQNKNLKTNIEHVEIIELTNCSIENILKDLYQRGIGSVLVEAGPTVTSEFLQSKFTNELILYYAPKIIGGSGSYQFFQSESIFNLSEVPQFEIVNSQMLEQNIKLELRKK, from the coding sequence ATGAGTCATTATTTGAATTACGCTATTCAATTAGCAAAAATGGTAGAAGGCCAAACGGGTTTGAACCCACCAGTTGGATCTGTAGTAGTAAATGATGGCCATATTGTTGGCATGGGAGCCCATTTGCAAAAAGGTGGTAAGCATGCTGAAGTACAAGCTTTGGATATGGCCCAAGACAATGCGCGAGGAGGAACTATATATATTTCGCTAGAGCCATGTACGCATTATGGTTCGACGCCACCGTGTGTAAATAAAATTATTGAAGCGGGTATTAAAAAGGTTGTCTATGCAGTTAAAGACACAACATTACCCTCTGAAGGTGATGACATATTAGGACAGGCCGGTGTTGAAGTGATATTCCGTCCTCAATCAGAGGCAGAATCACTATATAGGGATTTCTTTATAGCTAAGAATGAATCTATTCCAGAGGTTACAGTTAAAGTCTCATGTAGTCTTGACGGTAAACAAGCGACTGATAAAGGTGAAAGTAAATGGATTACTAATAAAGCAGTAAAAAATGATGTCTTTCACCTACGTCATAAACACGATGCAGTGTTGACAGGTAAAGGCACGATACATGCAGATAACCCACAATATACTACACGTATTGAAGAAGGTAAGCATCCTATAAAAGTCATCTTATCTAAAACTGGTGAAATTGATTTTAATTTAGATATTTTTCAATTAAGAAATGAACCAATTTGGATTTATACTCAAAATAAAAATTTAAAAACAAATATTGAACATGTAGAAATCATAGAATTAACTAATTGTTCAATTGAAAATATATTAAAAGATTTATATCAAAGAGGGATTGGAAGTGTGCTAGTAGAGGCAGGGCCCACAGTGACTTCGGAATTTCTTCAATCTAAATTTACGAACGAACTAATATTATATTACGCCCCGAAAATAATAGGTGGTTCTGGTAGTTATCAATTTTTCCAAAGTGAAAGTATTTTTAATCTATCAGAAGTACCACAGTTTGAAATTGTAAATTCACAAATGCTTGAGCAAAATATCAAACTAGAGTTACGAAAGAAGTGA
- a CDS encoding FAD/NAD(P)-binding protein: protein MRIAIIGMGTAGVTLLKELVKSDSFSKMNIDVYDNPINMGQGVPFQNDSAELLINLPAAQMSLNLDNHREFYEWYEMQSTFKFSNPEYLPRFIFGHYMKDYLQKFNHDYDNIHTIKEEVNEVFIESEVGQTDVTYCVCTSKEMENCKKYDVVFLTIGTLSYHDPYGLKGIRGYIKTPYPTYNTLNDVQDSDEIAIIGTGLASLDVIRYVTAHHPKLPITIASRKGRLPSVRGVMPDIDFEYVTPEKFNEIKHKHFGNVPLDEAIKLFLKDCALHNIDVETLIHRSQGDSIKDLTYDLEHADELGKLQSILELTKENLNWIWNSLSREDQKRFLTNYQPILKENSNPMPPQTARLLIDHINHGTIKIKSDLEDVQYNDNKFNFKYKDASVEQYDIVINATGSKTQLADLDGDDQLVLNLENRQVVQAHPLGGIQIVAETNQIISPRYGTLKHMYALGQLTNGINQSRNGVMMIVKQAVNVVDHLLTTK, encoded by the coding sequence ATGAGAATTGCCATTATTGGAATGGGCACTGCAGGTGTCACTCTTTTAAAAGAATTAGTGAAAAGTGACTCTTTTTCTAAAATGAATATTGATGTATATGACAATCCTATAAATATGGGCCAGGGTGTCCCTTTTCAAAATGACAGTGCAGAATTATTGATAAATCTACCGGCAGCACAAATGTCTTTGAATTTAGATAACCATAGAGAGTTTTATGAATGGTATGAAATGCAATCTACATTTAAATTTTCAAATCCAGAATACTTGCCAAGATTTATATTTGGTCATTATATGAAAGATTATTTACAGAAGTTTAATCATGATTACGACAATATACATACAATCAAAGAAGAAGTTAATGAAGTATTTATTGAGTCAGAAGTAGGGCAGACAGATGTGACATATTGTGTTTGTACTTCTAAAGAAATGGAAAATTGTAAAAAGTATGATGTTGTCTTTTTGACTATTGGTACTCTGTCATACCATGATCCATATGGCTTAAAGGGGATACGTGGTTATATTAAAACACCATATCCGACCTATAACACATTAAACGATGTACAAGATTCCGATGAAATCGCTATTATAGGTACAGGATTAGCAAGTTTAGATGTTATTCGTTATGTAACGGCACATCATCCTAAACTACCTATTACTATTGCTAGTCGAAAAGGACGATTGCCAAGTGTAAGAGGTGTGATGCCTGACATCGACTTTGAATATGTAACTCCAGAAAAATTTAATGAAATAAAACACAAGCATTTTGGCAATGTACCCCTAGATGAGGCAATAAAGTTGTTCTTGAAAGATTGTGCGTTACATAATATTGATGTTGAAACATTAATCCATCGTAGTCAAGGTGATTCAATTAAAGATTTAACTTATGATTTAGAGCATGCTGATGAATTAGGGAAATTACAAAGTATACTTGAATTAACGAAAGAAAATTTAAATTGGATTTGGAATAGTTTAAGTAGAGAGGACCAAAAACGGTTTTTAACTAATTATCAGCCTATATTAAAAGAGAATTCAAATCCGATGCCGCCTCAAACAGCACGATTATTGATTGATCACATTAACCATGGCACGATTAAAATTAAGAGTGATTTAGAGGATGTTCAATATAATGATAATAAGTTCAACTTTAAATATAAAGATGCGTCAGTAGAACAGTATGATATTGTAATTAATGCTACAGGATCAAAGACACAACTTGCAGATTTAGATGGCGATGACCAACTCGTATTAAATCTCGAGAACAGACAGGTTGTACAAGCGCATCCACTTGGTGGAATTCAAATTGTTGCTGAAACTAATCAAATTATAAGTCCGCGCTATGGCACACTGAAACATATGTATGCGCTCGGCCAATTAACAAATGGAATTAACCAATCACGTAATGGCGTAATGATGATTGTAAAACAAGCTGTTAATGTAGTTGACCATTTATTAACTACAAAATAA
- a CDS encoding osmoprotectant ABC transporter substrate-binding protein yields MKYLRRFLFFILASTFLLASCDLPGLGGGQSKNTVKISALATSESQIMAYMLKELIEHDTQGETSGTIINNLGSATIQHNALMNGDADISSTRYTGTDLVGVLEQEPITDTSKAMAITKKLFNQKFNQTFFNSYGFENTFAFMVTKETAEKYNLQTVSDLKKIKDKVNVGTDTTWIKRGGDGYAPFQKHYGFGFNSLKPMQIGLVYDALKNNKLDVALGYTTDGRIAAYDLVVLKDDKNFFPPYDASAVAPNKLLKEHPQIKKAISKLDDKISTEQMQKLNYEADGKGKEPAIVAETFLKKHNYFDEK; encoded by the coding sequence ATGAAATATTTAAGAAGATTTTTATTTTTCATTTTAGCAAGTACCTTTTTACTAGCTAGTTGCGATTTGCCAGGTTTAGGCGGTGGCCAATCAAAAAATACTGTTAAAATATCAGCTTTAGCTACTAGTGAATCACAAATTATGGCTTATATGTTAAAAGAACTTATTGAACATGATACACAAGGCGAAACATCTGGCACTATCATCAACAATTTAGGGTCTGCCACAATACAACACAATGCATTAATGAATGGAGACGCTGATATATCAAGCACTCGTTACACTGGTACAGATTTAGTTGGTGTACTTGAACAAGAACCTATTACAGATACAAGTAAAGCTATGGCGATTACTAAAAAATTATTTAACCAAAAGTTTAATCAAACATTTTTTAATTCTTATGGTTTCGAAAACACATTCGCATTTATGGTCACAAAAGAAACCGCAGAAAAATACAATCTACAAACTGTTTCAGATTTAAAAAAAATTAAAGATAAAGTCAATGTTGGAACAGATACAACTTGGATTAAACGTGGTGGGGATGGATACGCACCTTTCCAAAAACACTATGGGTTCGGTTTTAATTCACTTAAACCTATGCAAATCGGTCTTGTGTATGATGCGTTAAAAAATAATAAATTGGATGTGGCATTAGGCTATACAACTGATGGAAGAATTGCTGCGTATGATTTAGTTGTATTAAAAGATGACAAAAATTTCTTCCCCCCATATGATGCCAGTGCAGTTGCTCCAAATAAGTTACTCAAAGAACATCCACAAATCAAAAAAGCAATCTCGAAACTTGATGATAAAATTAGTACAGAACAAATGCAAAAATTAAATTATGAAGCTGATGGTAAAGGAAAAGAACCAGCAATTGTAGCTGAAACATTCTTAAAAAAACATAATTATTTTGATGAAAAGTAG